From Camelina sativa cultivar DH55 chromosome 20, Cs, whole genome shotgun sequence, the proteins below share one genomic window:
- the LOC104768601 gene encoding uncharacterized protein LOC104768601 isoform X2, translating into MYCGTVKRVSLQGIKLVMVSLEMEDNDPNKECIYADSLSEFITWINSDKTPLHDVMGFRKEVNGTTVDIAFQWCVDGYSAIMLGYANSIRTIDGGTHIDGVKASITRTFNSLLNKSKLVEDKDIILSEDHAIEGLTCIVSVIVPRPEFEGQTQTRLGNPYVREIVDQSVQEYLTEYFELHPDVFESIISKSFNAYKTDLAVTRAKDLYRSESVSTVCTIQSVPEKLTNCSSETSEIIVGRGDSSGGAADHGSDRCFKNKRTREQRWSDDAVSTAPGDSSEDSSFSNFEKTSKKPKSSVHSSHLPVSSRQSADDSNPPNPKDVSKKTSKDVTQGSNKIRPVIPVQSSHVRVSSRQSAGDSNPPNPKDVSKKTPKDVTHGSNKVRPVIPVQSSHRRVSSRPSADDSNPPNPKDVSKKTPTHGSNKTRPVIPIGPGFQSSQQSAGDSNPPNPKGVSKKTPKDVTQGSKTRPVIPIGPRFQAEIPVWVAPTKKGKFYGSPGDSDTLRWLGTGVWPTYSLKKTVHYKKVGEGRPDSCSCTNPMTISCIKRHTKEARELLKKEINRAFDTWKFDEMGEEAGSWTAKEEQRFDALLKKNPLSSSDGFWEFAYNAFPKKSEKDLINYYYNVFLIKRMRLHANSSAAHHIDSDDDQYDDFLAG; encoded by the exons ATGTACTGTGGAACTGTAAAAAGGGTATCACTACAAGGTATTAAACTG GTTATGGTTTCTTTGGAAATGGAGGATAACGATCCTAATAAAGAATGTATATATGCTGATAGCTTAAGTGAATTCATTACTTGGATTAATTCTGATAAG ACACCGCTTCACGATGTGATGGGCTTCAGAAAAGAGGTCAATGGTACCACCGTGGACATTGCATTTCAATG GTGCGTAGATGGGTATTCAGCCATAATGTTGGGATATGCCAATAGCATCCGCACCATTGATGGTGGGACACATATAGATGGTGTGAAAGCGTCAATAACTAGAACTTTTAACAGCCTTTTGAACAAGTCGAAGCTTGTTGAG GACAAGGACATTATCTTGAGCGAGGATCATGCTATTGAAGGACTAACTTGCATTGTCTCAGTCATTGTTCCAAGACCTGAGTTTGAAGGTCAAACACAG ACGAGATTAGGAAATCCATATGTCAGAGAAATTGTTGACCAATCAGTCCAGGAGTACTTAACGGAGTATTTTGAATTGCATCCAGATGTATTTGAGAGCATTATCTCCAAATCCTTTAACGCTTACAAG ACTGATTTGGCTGTCACAAGGGCAAAAGATTTGTATAGATCAGAAAGTGTTTCAACAGTGTGCACCATTCAGTCCGTTCCTGAGAAACTGACCAACTGTTCTTCTGAAACATCAG AGATTATTGTAGGCAGAGGAGATTCTTCTGGTGGTGCTGCAGATCACGGCTCTGACAGGTGTTTCAAG AACAAAAGGACTCGGGAACAGCGTTGGAGTGATGATGCAGTCTCTACAGCTCCTGGAGATTCTTCAGAGGATAGTAGCTTTTCAAATTTTGAGAAGACAAGCAAAAAACCGAAGTCTTCTGTCCATTCCTCACATCTCCCTGTTTCTTCACGACAATCTGCTGATGATTCAAACCCACCAAACCCTAAAGATGTTAGCAAAAAGACTTCCAAAGATGTAACCCAAGGGTCCAACAAAATAAGACCAGTTATCCCTGTCCAATCCTCACATGTCCGTGTTTCCTCACGACAATCTGCTGGTGATTCAAACCCACCGAACCCTAAAGATGTTAGCAAAAAGACTCCCAAAGATGTAACCCACGGGTCCAACAAAGTAAGACCAGTTATCCCTGTCCAATCCTCACATCGCCGTGTTTCTTCACGACCATCTGCTGATGATTCAAACCCACCAAACCCTAAAGATGTTAGCAAAAAGACACCCACCCACGGGTCCAACAAAACAAGACCAGTTATCCCAATTGGTCCGGGGTTTCAATCCTCACAACAATCTGCTGGTGATTCAAACCCACCAAACCCTAAAGGTGTTAGCAAAAAGACTCCCAAAGATGTAACTCAAGGGTCCAAAACAAGACCAGTTATCCCTATTGGTCCGAGGTTTCAAGCTGAAATTCCGGTTTGGGTTGCCCCTACCAAGAAGGGCAAATTTTATGGTAGTCCCGGTGATTCCGATACTCTAAGATGGCTTGGAACTGGCGTTTGGCCCACATACAGCCTAAAGAAGACAGTTCACTACAAAAAAGTCGGAGAAGGAAGACCCGACTCATGTTCTTGTACTAATCCGATGACGATCAGTTGCATAAAACGACACACTAAAGAAGCACGAGAGCTTTTGAAAAAGGAGATTAACCGTGCTTTTGATACGTGGAAATTTGATGAAATGGGTGAAGAAGCTGGCTCGTGGACGGCCAAAGAAGAGCAAAGGTTCGATGCtcttttgaaaaagaatcctTTGTCAAGTAGCGATGGGTTTTGGGAGTTTGCTTACAATGCATTCCCAAAAAAGAGTGAGAAGGATCTCATCAATTACTACTACAATGTTTTCCTCATCAAACGCATGAGGTTGCATGCTAATTCTTCTGCTGCTCATCATATCGATAGCGATGATGACCAATATGACGATTTCTTAGCGGGATGA
- the LOC104768601 gene encoding uncharacterized protein LOC104768601 isoform X1: MYCGTVKRVSLQGIKLCVQVMVSLEMEDNDPNKECIYADSLSEFITWINSDKTPLHDVMGFRKEVNGTTVDIAFQWCVDGYSAIMLGYANSIRTIDGGTHIDGVKASITRTFNSLLNKSKLVEDKDIILSEDHAIEGLTCIVSVIVPRPEFEGQTQTRLGNPYVREIVDQSVQEYLTEYFELHPDVFESIISKSFNAYKTDLAVTRAKDLYRSESVSTVCTIQSVPEKLTNCSSETSEIIVGRGDSSGGAADHGSDRCFKNKRTREQRWSDDAVSTAPGDSSEDSSFSNFEKTSKKPKSSVHSSHLPVSSRQSADDSNPPNPKDVSKKTSKDVTQGSNKIRPVIPVQSSHVRVSSRQSAGDSNPPNPKDVSKKTPKDVTHGSNKVRPVIPVQSSHRRVSSRPSADDSNPPNPKDVSKKTPTHGSNKTRPVIPIGPGFQSSQQSAGDSNPPNPKGVSKKTPKDVTQGSKTRPVIPIGPRFQAEIPVWVAPTKKGKFYGSPGDSDTLRWLGTGVWPTYSLKKTVHYKKVGEGRPDSCSCTNPMTISCIKRHTKEARELLKKEINRAFDTWKFDEMGEEAGSWTAKEEQRFDALLKKNPLSSSDGFWEFAYNAFPKKSEKDLINYYYNVFLIKRMRLHANSSAAHHIDSDDDQYDDFLAG, from the exons ATGTACTGTGGAACTGTAAAAAGGGTATCACTACAAGGTATTAAACTG TGTGTGCAGGTTATGGTTTCTTTGGAAATGGAGGATAACGATCCTAATAAAGAATGTATATATGCTGATAGCTTAAGTGAATTCATTACTTGGATTAATTCTGATAAG ACACCGCTTCACGATGTGATGGGCTTCAGAAAAGAGGTCAATGGTACCACCGTGGACATTGCATTTCAATG GTGCGTAGATGGGTATTCAGCCATAATGTTGGGATATGCCAATAGCATCCGCACCATTGATGGTGGGACACATATAGATGGTGTGAAAGCGTCAATAACTAGAACTTTTAACAGCCTTTTGAACAAGTCGAAGCTTGTTGAG GACAAGGACATTATCTTGAGCGAGGATCATGCTATTGAAGGACTAACTTGCATTGTCTCAGTCATTGTTCCAAGACCTGAGTTTGAAGGTCAAACACAG ACGAGATTAGGAAATCCATATGTCAGAGAAATTGTTGACCAATCAGTCCAGGAGTACTTAACGGAGTATTTTGAATTGCATCCAGATGTATTTGAGAGCATTATCTCCAAATCCTTTAACGCTTACAAG ACTGATTTGGCTGTCACAAGGGCAAAAGATTTGTATAGATCAGAAAGTGTTTCAACAGTGTGCACCATTCAGTCCGTTCCTGAGAAACTGACCAACTGTTCTTCTGAAACATCAG AGATTATTGTAGGCAGAGGAGATTCTTCTGGTGGTGCTGCAGATCACGGCTCTGACAGGTGTTTCAAG AACAAAAGGACTCGGGAACAGCGTTGGAGTGATGATGCAGTCTCTACAGCTCCTGGAGATTCTTCAGAGGATAGTAGCTTTTCAAATTTTGAGAAGACAAGCAAAAAACCGAAGTCTTCTGTCCATTCCTCACATCTCCCTGTTTCTTCACGACAATCTGCTGATGATTCAAACCCACCAAACCCTAAAGATGTTAGCAAAAAGACTTCCAAAGATGTAACCCAAGGGTCCAACAAAATAAGACCAGTTATCCCTGTCCAATCCTCACATGTCCGTGTTTCCTCACGACAATCTGCTGGTGATTCAAACCCACCGAACCCTAAAGATGTTAGCAAAAAGACTCCCAAAGATGTAACCCACGGGTCCAACAAAGTAAGACCAGTTATCCCTGTCCAATCCTCACATCGCCGTGTTTCTTCACGACCATCTGCTGATGATTCAAACCCACCAAACCCTAAAGATGTTAGCAAAAAGACACCCACCCACGGGTCCAACAAAACAAGACCAGTTATCCCAATTGGTCCGGGGTTTCAATCCTCACAACAATCTGCTGGTGATTCAAACCCACCAAACCCTAAAGGTGTTAGCAAAAAGACTCCCAAAGATGTAACTCAAGGGTCCAAAACAAGACCAGTTATCCCTATTGGTCCGAGGTTTCAAGCTGAAATTCCGGTTTGGGTTGCCCCTACCAAGAAGGGCAAATTTTATGGTAGTCCCGGTGATTCCGATACTCTAAGATGGCTTGGAACTGGCGTTTGGCCCACATACAGCCTAAAGAAGACAGTTCACTACAAAAAAGTCGGAGAAGGAAGACCCGACTCATGTTCTTGTACTAATCCGATGACGATCAGTTGCATAAAACGACACACTAAAGAAGCACGAGAGCTTTTGAAAAAGGAGATTAACCGTGCTTTTGATACGTGGAAATTTGATGAAATGGGTGAAGAAGCTGGCTCGTGGACGGCCAAAGAAGAGCAAAGGTTCGATGCtcttttgaaaaagaatcctTTGTCAAGTAGCGATGGGTTTTGGGAGTTTGCTTACAATGCATTCCCAAAAAAGAGTGAGAAGGATCTCATCAATTACTACTACAATGTTTTCCTCATCAAACGCATGAGGTTGCATGCTAATTCTTCTGCTGCTCATCATATCGATAGCGATGATGACCAATATGACGATTTCTTAGCGGGATGA
- the LOC104768601 gene encoding uncharacterized protein LOC104768601 isoform X3, with the protein MYCGTVKRVSLQGIKLCVQVMVSLEMEDNDPNKECIYADSLSEFITWINSDKTPLHDVMGFRKEVNGTTVDIAFQWCVDGYSAIMLGYANSIRTIDGGTHIDGVKASITRTFNSLLNKSKLVEDKDIILSEDHAIEGLTCIVSVIVPRPEFEGQTQTRLGNPYVREIVDQSVQEYLTEYFELHPDVFESIISKSFNAYKTDLAVTRAKDLYRSESVSTVCTIQSVPEKLTNCSSETSGRGDSSGGAADHGSDRCFKNKRTREQRWSDDAVSTAPGDSSEDSSFSNFEKTSKKPKSSVHSSHLPVSSRQSADDSNPPNPKDVSKKTSKDVTQGSNKIRPVIPVQSSHVRVSSRQSAGDSNPPNPKDVSKKTPKDVTHGSNKVRPVIPVQSSHRRVSSRPSADDSNPPNPKDVSKKTPTHGSNKTRPVIPIGPGFQSSQQSAGDSNPPNPKGVSKKTPKDVTQGSKTRPVIPIGPRFQAEIPVWVAPTKKGKFYGSPGDSDTLRWLGTGVWPTYSLKKTVHYKKVGEGRPDSCSCTNPMTISCIKRHTKEARELLKKEINRAFDTWKFDEMGEEAGSWTAKEEQRFDALLKKNPLSSSDGFWEFAYNAFPKKSEKDLINYYYNVFLIKRMRLHANSSAAHHIDSDDDQYDDFLAG; encoded by the exons ATGTACTGTGGAACTGTAAAAAGGGTATCACTACAAGGTATTAAACTG TGTGTGCAGGTTATGGTTTCTTTGGAAATGGAGGATAACGATCCTAATAAAGAATGTATATATGCTGATAGCTTAAGTGAATTCATTACTTGGATTAATTCTGATAAG ACACCGCTTCACGATGTGATGGGCTTCAGAAAAGAGGTCAATGGTACCACCGTGGACATTGCATTTCAATG GTGCGTAGATGGGTATTCAGCCATAATGTTGGGATATGCCAATAGCATCCGCACCATTGATGGTGGGACACATATAGATGGTGTGAAAGCGTCAATAACTAGAACTTTTAACAGCCTTTTGAACAAGTCGAAGCTTGTTGAG GACAAGGACATTATCTTGAGCGAGGATCATGCTATTGAAGGACTAACTTGCATTGTCTCAGTCATTGTTCCAAGACCTGAGTTTGAAGGTCAAACACAG ACGAGATTAGGAAATCCATATGTCAGAGAAATTGTTGACCAATCAGTCCAGGAGTACTTAACGGAGTATTTTGAATTGCATCCAGATGTATTTGAGAGCATTATCTCCAAATCCTTTAACGCTTACAAG ACTGATTTGGCTGTCACAAGGGCAAAAGATTTGTATAGATCAGAAAGTGTTTCAACAGTGTGCACCATTCAGTCCGTTCCTGAGAAACTGACCAACTGTTCTTCTGAAACATCAG GCAGAGGAGATTCTTCTGGTGGTGCTGCAGATCACGGCTCTGACAGGTGTTTCAAG AACAAAAGGACTCGGGAACAGCGTTGGAGTGATGATGCAGTCTCTACAGCTCCTGGAGATTCTTCAGAGGATAGTAGCTTTTCAAATTTTGAGAAGACAAGCAAAAAACCGAAGTCTTCTGTCCATTCCTCACATCTCCCTGTTTCTTCACGACAATCTGCTGATGATTCAAACCCACCAAACCCTAAAGATGTTAGCAAAAAGACTTCCAAAGATGTAACCCAAGGGTCCAACAAAATAAGACCAGTTATCCCTGTCCAATCCTCACATGTCCGTGTTTCCTCACGACAATCTGCTGGTGATTCAAACCCACCGAACCCTAAAGATGTTAGCAAAAAGACTCCCAAAGATGTAACCCACGGGTCCAACAAAGTAAGACCAGTTATCCCTGTCCAATCCTCACATCGCCGTGTTTCTTCACGACCATCTGCTGATGATTCAAACCCACCAAACCCTAAAGATGTTAGCAAAAAGACACCCACCCACGGGTCCAACAAAACAAGACCAGTTATCCCAATTGGTCCGGGGTTTCAATCCTCACAACAATCTGCTGGTGATTCAAACCCACCAAACCCTAAAGGTGTTAGCAAAAAGACTCCCAAAGATGTAACTCAAGGGTCCAAAACAAGACCAGTTATCCCTATTGGTCCGAGGTTTCAAGCTGAAATTCCGGTTTGGGTTGCCCCTACCAAGAAGGGCAAATTTTATGGTAGTCCCGGTGATTCCGATACTCTAAGATGGCTTGGAACTGGCGTTTGGCCCACATACAGCCTAAAGAAGACAGTTCACTACAAAAAAGTCGGAGAAGGAAGACCCGACTCATGTTCTTGTACTAATCCGATGACGATCAGTTGCATAAAACGACACACTAAAGAAGCACGAGAGCTTTTGAAAAAGGAGATTAACCGTGCTTTTGATACGTGGAAATTTGATGAAATGGGTGAAGAAGCTGGCTCGTGGACGGCCAAAGAAGAGCAAAGGTTCGATGCtcttttgaaaaagaatcctTTGTCAAGTAGCGATGGGTTTTGGGAGTTTGCTTACAATGCATTCCCAAAAAAGAGTGAGAAGGATCTCATCAATTACTACTACAATGTTTTCCTCATCAAACGCATGAGGTTGCATGCTAATTCTTCTGCTGCTCATCATATCGATAGCGATGATGACCAATATGACGATTTCTTAGCGGGATGA
- the LOC104772116 gene encoding uncharacterized protein LOC104772116 codes for MIICPCKDCRNVVRQLNSVVVEHLVIRGMDEAYKVHSDWYHHGDVKSVDEFQSKPTQWNEEVFELYKAAEFFDQELAFRGDLADQPVGDLSEIAEGEDQQEDEFLAKIRDAETPLYPSCSNHSKLSAIVTLFRIKTHNGWSDKSFNELLQTLPSMLPDGNVFHTSLYDVKKFLKSFHMGYEKIDACVNDCCLFRKKLKKLDKCPKCNASRWKTNKRTNEVKKGVPQKVLRYFPIIPRLKRMFRSEDMAKDLRWHYT; via the exons ATGATAATATGTCCTTGTAAAGACTGTCGTAATGTAGTACGACAGTTAAACAGTGTTGTGGTTGAGCATCTTGTAATAAGAGGGATGGATGAGGCATACAAGGTGCATAgtgattggtatcatcatggagatGTGAAGTCAGTAGATGAATTTCAAAGTAAACCAACTCAGTGGAATGAggaagtttttgagttatataaagcTGCTGAATTTTTTGATCAAGAGTTGGCTTTTAGAGGTGACTTAGCTGACCAACCTGTGGGCGACTTAAGTGAGATTGCAGAGGGTGAGGACCAACAAGAGGATGAGTTCCTTGCAAAGATCCGGGATGCTGAAACCCCACTATACCCTAGCTGTTCAAACCACAGCAAGTTATCGGCTATTGTGACTTTGTTTAGGATTAAGACACATAATGGCTGGTCGGATAAGAGCTTCAATGAACTGCTTCAGACATTGCCAAGCATGTTGCCAGATGGTAATGTCTTTCACACATCATTGTATGAtgtcaagaaatttttaaagagcTTTCATATGGGATATGAAAAGATCGACGCATGTGTTAATGATTGCTGCCTCTTcagaaagaagttaaagaagctTGATAAATGTCCCAAATGTAATGCTTCACGGTGGAAGACTAATAAGCGGACTAATGAGGTAAAGAAAGGTGTCCCACAGAAAGtattaagatattttccaaTTATACCAAGGCTGAAGAGAATGTTCAGATCAGAGGACATGGCTAAGGACTTACGGTGGCATTACACT TGA